A single Sander lucioperca isolate FBNREF2018 chromosome 24, SLUC_FBN_1.2, whole genome shotgun sequence DNA region contains:
- the slc5a3a gene encoding solute carrier family 5 member 3a encodes MAATMAAADIIVVVIYFILVLAIGFFAMWKANKSTVSGYFLAGRSMNWAAVGASLFVSNIGSEHFIGLAGSGAASGLSVAAWELNALLLLQLLGWIFIPVYIQSGVYTMPEYLSKRFGGNRLKVYFAALSLILYIFTKLSVDLYAGALFIQESLGWNLYLSIIVLITMTALLTVTGGLAAVIYTDTVQAFLMIAGALCLTGISLFKVGGLEGVRTKYMQAAPNITAILLSSSNLTYSESCHLHLNPKPDALKILRGPRDPDLPWPGFLLGQTPASIWYWCADQVIVQRVLAAKNIAHAKGSTIMAGFLKILPMFIIVIPGMISRIFFADQLACISPEHCMEVCRSASGCSNVAYPRLVMFVMPVGLRGLMMAVMIAALMSDLDSIFNSASTIFTLDIYKMLRKQVSSRELVIVGRFFVVFMVVISIAWVPVIIEMQGGQMFYYIQEVTDYLTPPIAALFLLAILWRRCNETGAFWGGMVGFALGVLRLILALVYREPHCDQPDERPSFIKDVHFMYVAAILFWVSASVVVVVSLCTPPPRNEQIKTTTLWGLNKRRRLKPQEKEKAGEDITALKPLNHATLNGNSLLSKEKCQDQPDELSGIEASHENAQPSNVHAITASEKETHLPIQNGCHLQIPDLKMLEEGGGRGGRVGEEEEEGCRGGGGGGGGGVEGGRCMKALECFCGFQEKQSEAPVITVQEQEKIVDELLHEPPLTRIILNTGLVVICSVGIFLFIYFSV; translated from the exons ATGGCTGCTACCATGGCAGCGGCAGACATCATCGTTGTAGTTATCTACTTCATCCTGGTGCTAGCGATCGGTTTCTTTGCCATGTGGAAAGCCAATAAGAGCACAGTGAGTGGCTACTTCCTCGCTGGACGCTCCATGAATTGGGCGGCTGTAGGAGCATCTCTATTCGTCAGCAACATAGGAAGCGAGCATTTCATTGGACTAGCTGGATCAGGTGCTGCTAGCGGGTTGAGCGTGGCTGCATGGGAATTAAATGCTCTATTATTGCTCCAGTTATTAGGCTGGATATTTATCCCTGTGTATATTCAGTCCGGAGTCTACACCATGCCGGAGTACCTGTCCAAACGGTTTGGCGGGAACCGACTGAAAGTGTATTTTGCAGCGTTATCTCTCATCCTCTACATCTTCACCAAATTGTCCGTGGATCTCTATGCCGGTGCCTTGTTCATTCAGGAATCCTTAGGGTGGAACCTCTATCTGTCAATCATCGTCCTCATCACCATGACAGCTTTGCTGACAGTAACTGGAGGTCTGGCTGCTGTCATCTACACGGATACGGTCCAGGCATTCCTCATGATCGCTGGAGCACTCTGCCTCACAGGCATCAGCCTCTTCAAAGTGGGAGGACTTGAAG GGGTGAGGACCAAGTACATGCAGGCTGCTCCAAATATCACTGCCATCTTGCTGTCTTCATCCAACCTGACATATTCTGAATCCTGCCACCTCCACCTAAACCCAAAGCCAGATGCTCTGAAGATACTTCGAGGCCCAAGGGATCCAGACCTGCCTTGGCCTGGTTTCTTACTGGGCCAGACTCCTGCCTCTATTTG GTACTGGTGTGCAGATCAAGTAATCGTACAGCGGGTTCTGGCAGCGAAGAACATTGCCCATGCCAAAGGCTCTACTATCATGGCTGGCTTTCTGAAAATCCTCCCCATGTTCATCATTGTCATCCCAG GGATGATTTCCAGGATCTTTTTTGCTGATCAGTTGGCGTGTATCAGCCCAGAGCACTGCATGGAAGTGTGCCGTTCTGCGAGTGGCTGTAGCAACGTGGCTTACCCACGGCTCGTCATGTTTGTGATGCCCGTTGGTCTCCGCGGCCTTATGATGGCCGTCATGATTGCAGCTCTAATGAGCGACTTGGACTCCATCTTCAACTCCGCAAGCACCATATTCACATTGGATATTTACAAGATGCTACGAAAGCAGGTGTCATCCAGGGAGCTGGTGATAGTCGGCAGGTTTTTTGTGGTTTTCATGGTGGTCATCAGCATTGCCTGGGTGCCAGTCATCATCGAGATGCAGGGAGGCCAGATGTTCTATTACATCCAAGAAGTAACAGATTACCTGACTCCACCAATAGCGGCCCTCTTCTTGCTTGCCATACTGTGGCGTCGCTGCAATGAGACAGGTGCCTTCTGGGGTGGGATGGTAGGGTTTGCCCTTGGAGTATTGCGTCTGATTTTGGCATTGGTTTACCGCGAGCCTCACTGCGATCAGCCTGATGAGCGGCCATCTTTCATCAAAGATGTTCATTTCATGTATGTGGCAGCCATCTTGTTTTGGGTGTCAGCCTCTGTGGTTGTAGTTGTGAGTCTCTGCACTCCTCCGCCCAGAAACGAACAAATCAAAACCACTACCCTGTGGGGGTTAAACAAGAGAAGGAGACTAAAACcgcaagaaaaagagaaagctgGAGAAGATATCACTGCTTTGAAGCCTCTAAACCATGCAACCCTAAATGGAAACAGTTTGCTCAGTAAAGAAAAGTGTCAAGACCAGCCAGACGAGCTCAGTGGCATTGAGGCCAGTCATGAAAATGCTCAACCAAGCAATGTTCATGCTATCACAGCCAGTGAAAAAGAAACACACCTTCCAATCCAGAATGGTTGCCACTTACAGATTCCTGACCTTAAAATGCTagaagagggaggagggagaggagggagggttggagaggaggaagaggaaggctgccgaggaggaggaggaggaggaggaggaggagtagagGGTGGGAGGTGTATGAAGGCTTTAGAGTGTTTCTGTGGCTTCCAGGAGAAGCAGTCCGAAGCTCCGGTCATTACAGTCCAGGAACAGGAGAAAATCGTGGATGAACTTCTCCATGAACCTCCACTAACCAGAATCATTCTGAACACAGGACTGGTGGTGATTTGCTCTGTCGGGATCTTTCTCTTTATCTATTTCTCCGTATAG